The Trypanosoma brucei brucei TREU927 chromosome 9, whole genome shotgun sequence genome includes a window with the following:
- a CDS encoding expression site-associated protein, protein MQRAATLIYTVIFVAVVLAPYFVAASGQVHGIQYGEAPVSSAPGSVKFAVDESVVTSAVPMVHRVLRQLIGNITVPEQSVQGIKLEEMQVSNITIGNMSLKLKSPNKLLVSVWDMAASVPKTKFYYSPLCWWPLLCPSGTSATDIRGANASFAMDLSARNDGLLNATVRDMMIELGEINVTVAVRGMQLLNNLINGIIDIFKGSIKNELQRIVPGIINPVVQSKAEEIFRGFPIIYMKDPNITEQRAELLMGIFSDESSSRVVSQDEVLAVDQSLPYRSVSITSSYRAANNVLRLLNNWSMLNVSLLLPERYNSSLIEPMYPELFRLCRGCNFGVSAVLPSPPWLETVSGGAFIFNSRNGNFTLEMVSEDNVSFTVLNMVVNLTANVRHMSIDNNTLDLKLSSMDVVTELGTSLIDGLNSTTLNTDIRRFLDEVGLPLFNADPHGFRLPFNISGLLLSVSNATITVGLDPKPIFPLLNKFVDRLM, encoded by the coding sequence ATGCAACGAGCTGCAACTCTAATATACACGGTAATTTTTGTCGCCGTGGTACTGGCGCCGTATTTTGTTGCAGCATCCGGTCAGGTTCACGGCATTCAGTATGGAGAAGCGCCCGTGTCTTCCGCACCCGGTAGCGTGAAATTTGCCGTTGATGAATCCGTCGTGACTTCTGCTGTGCCCATGGTTCACCGCGTGCTGAGACAACTTATCGGAAACATTACTGTTCCTGAGCAAAGTGTGCAAGGTATTAAGCTGGAAGAAATGCAGGTATCAAACATAACGATTGGAAACATGTCCCTCAAACTGAAGAGCCCGAATAAACTTTTGGTTTCGGTGTGGGACATGGCAGCCAGTGTGCCAAAAACTAAGTTTTATTACAGTCCACTTTGTTGGTGGCCGCTTCTGTGCCCTAGTGGCACGTCCGCTACCGATATCCGCGGTGCGAATGCATCGTTTGCTATGGACTTATCCGCTAGAAACGATGGTCTGCTCAATGCAACAGTGAGGGATATGATGATTGAACTTGGAGAAATAAATGTAACAGTTGCTGTTCGAGGTATGCAGCTTCTCAACAACCTTATCAACGGAATCATAGATATCTTCAAGGGCAGCATCAAAAACGAACTACAGCGAATAGTCCCGGGTATTATCAACCCTGTCGTACAAAGTAAGGCAGAAGAGATATTCCGTGGTTTCCCCATTATATACATGAAGGACCCAAACATAACTGAGCAGCGAGCAGAGCTTTTAATGGGTATTTTTTCCGATGAGTCCTCGTCTCGAGTAGTGTCGCAAGATGAGGTTCTTGCAGTGGATCAGTCACTTCCATATCGGAGCGTTAGTATCACCTCTTCATACAGAGCTGCAAACAACGTACTCCGCTTGCTCAATAACTGGAGCATGCTAAATGTTTCCCTACTCCTCCCAGAAAGGTACAACTCTTCACTAATTGAGCCCATGTACCCAGAGTTATTCAGGTTGTGCCGTGGATGCAACTTTGGCGTCTCGGCTGTGTTGCCATCGCCTCCATGGCTGGAGACCGTTAGTGGCGGAGCATTCATTTTCAACTCACGTAATGGTAATTTTACACTGGAAATGGTATCGGAGGACAACGTGTCATTCACTGTGTTGAATATGGTTGTGAACTTGACCGCTAATGTAAGGCACATGTCCATCGACAACAATACATTAGACCTGAAGTTATCGTCTATGGATGTAGTGACAGAACTGGGCACTTCGCTTATCGATGGTTTGAACTCAACGACTCTAAATACAGATATCCGTCGGTTTCTCGATGAGGTAGGTCTTCCTTTGTTTAATGCAGATCCGCATGGATTTAGGCTCCCCTTCAATATATCGGGACTACTGTTGTCCGTATCGAATGCCACCATCACTGTCGGACTGGACCCGAAGCCGATCTTTCCGCTGTTAAACAAATTTGTCGATCGTTTGATGTGA